The following coding sequences are from one Mytilus trossulus isolate FHL-02 chromosome 8, PNRI_Mtr1.1.1.hap1, whole genome shotgun sequence window:
- the LOC134727700 gene encoding ankyrin-1-like: MSHLILALENEKLLNMLLENDFLHTCKSHEQLLCKAASHGFFETVKLLLQYNVNPNDCNTIGESPLYLAVKYNNVGIVKLLINNKADLNIVDTNSNSTLYVASGEGHTEIVKTLLEHKCDPNIVNGNSNFALHFASVKGHIEIVKLLLEHKCDPNIIDINSNSALHFASWEGHTKIVKTLLEHKCAPNIVNGNSNSALYFASEKGHIEIVKLLLEHKCDPNIIDINTNSALHLASWEGHTEIVKTLLEHKCDPNIVNKHRDSALFVASGKGYTEIVKLLLEHKSDPNIVNQRSPTLLFIASAKGHTEIVELLLEHNCDPNIVNKNIPTSLFNASAKGHTEIVKLLLENKYDPNVVNKNINSALHFASGVGHTEIVKLLLEHNGDPDIVNQHGNTAIIVASDTGFTEIVKLLLEHKCDPNIVNKHGNSALIVASENGHTEIVKQLLKHKCDPNIVNKHINSAIIVASDKGHTEIVKLLLEHKCDPNIVNKNNNTSLFIASAKGHTEIVKLLLEHKCDSNLVNEHINTAIIVASDKGNTKIVKLLLEHKCDSNIVNEDGNSALHFVSSEGHTEIVKLLLEHKCDSNIENEHINSAIIVALDNGHTEIVELLLENECDP, from the coding sequence ATGTCACATTTAATACTGGCTTtggaaaatgaaaaacttttaaatatgcTATTGGAAAACGATTTTCTTCATACTTGTAAGTCGCATGAACAGCTTTTATGTAAAGCAGCATCGCACGGATTTTTTGAAACTGTCAAGTTATTATTACAATATAATGTAAATCCCAATGATTGTAACACCATTGGCGAGTCACCACTTTATTTGGCagttaaatataataatgtagGTATCGTCAAATTGTTGATAAATAATAAGGCCGATCTGAACATTGTTGATACAAACAGCAACTCTACATTGTATGTTGCGTCAGGTGAAGGACATACTGAAATAGTCAAAACTTTGCTAGAACACAAGTGTGATCCGAACATTGTTAATGGAAATAGCAACTTTGCATTGCATTTTGCATCAGTAAAAGGTCATATTGAAATAGTCAAACTATTACTTGAACACAAGTGTGATCCAaacattattgatataaacagcAACTCTGCATTGCATTTTGCGTCATGGGAAGGACATactaaaatagtcaaaacattGCTAGAACACAAGTGTGCTCCGAACATTGTTAATGGAAATAGCAACTCTGCATTGTATTTTGCATCAGAAAAAGGTCATATTGAAATAGTCAAACTATTACTCGAACACAAGTGTGATCCAaacattattgatataaacaccAACTCTGCATTGCATTTAGCGTCATGGGAAGGACATACTGAAATAGTCAAAACATTGCTAGAACACAAATGTGATCCAAACATTGTCAATAAACACAGAGACTCTGCATTGTTTGTTGCGTCAGGTAAAGGATATACTGAAATAGTCAAATTACTGCTCGAACACAAGTCTGATCCAAACATTGTTAATCAACGCAGCCCCACTTTATTGTTTATTGCTTCAGCTAAAGGACATACTGAAATAGTCGAATTATTGCTAGAACACAACTGTGATCCAAACATTGTCAATAAGAACATCCCCACTTCATTGTTTAATGCTTCAGCTAAAGGACATACTGAAATAGTCAAACTATTGCTAGAAAACAAGTATGATCCCAACGTtgttaataaaaacatcaacTCTGCATTGCATTTTGCGTCAGGTGTAGGACATACTGAAATAGTTAAACTATTGCTAGAACACAATGGTGATCCAGACATTGTGAATCAACATGGAAATACAGCAATAATAGTTGCGTCAGATACAGGTTTTACGGAAATAGTCAAATTGTTACTAGAACACAAGTGCGATCCAAACATTGTCAATAAACACGGAAATTCAGCATTAATAGTTGCATCAGAAAACGGACATACTGAAATAGTAAAACAATTGCTAAAACACAAGTGTGATCCAAACATTGTCAATAAACACATCAATTCAGCAATAATAGTTGCGTCAGATAAAGGACATACTGAAATAGTCAAATTATTACTAGAACACAAATGTGATCCAAACATtgtcaataaaaacaacaacacttCATTGTTTATTGCTTCAGCTAAAGGACATACTGAAATAGTCAAACTATTGCTAGAACACAAGTGTGATTCCAACTTAGTTAATGAACACATAAATACAGCAATAATAGTTGCTTCAGATAAAGGAAATACTAAAATAGTCAAATTATTACTAGAACACAAGTGTGATTCAAACATTGTCAATGAAGACGGCAACTCTGCATTACATTTTGTGTCATCTGAAGGGCATACTGAAATAGTCAAACTTTTGCTAGAACACAAGTGTGAttcaaacattgaaaatgaacacATAAATTCAGCAATAATAGTTGCGTTAGATAATGGACATACTGAAATAGTCGAATTATTGCTAGAAAACGAATGTGATCCATAG